Proteins encoded in a region of the Ciona intestinalis chromosome 6, KH, whole genome shotgun sequence genome:
- the ftzf gene encoding nuclear receptor isoform X1, which yields MKYSLDEVCPVCGDKVSGYHYGLLTCESCKGFFKRTVQNGKKYTCVHTSKCHIDKDQRKGCQACRFQKCLRVGMKLEAVRRDRVRGGRNKFGPLYKQDRARKQRLKALSEVHDSSTTITNLTLSVETTKVEFCEPVPLIQTPTPTNNECYVTPSHDSIWPSSLESPSTSSIMSVLPQPYISHSPSPNTSSLGSTGDLTVRNISGNSYIEPPTFHPPPDPMQTHYPLLWGAHPAMNPTLPPTYLSMGPIPAPYQLLPFSPNSVIEGFQRGFYVPLLIDQLLKYEIVESEIKTRIGTSLLDVTHRSDVFQLICKIADQTLYAMVEWAKKSVFFADLQVSDQMKLLQDSWIELLILDHIQRQLKLKSDSIELVTGHKFPRDLSKVSSHCVITFRILKRLMDLEKKFAVLQVDEQEIACLKYLVLFDTESHTAGCPNVQEKVNEALCEYSKKNYMDQPDRVNKLIFRLSEIRAVSSQIEDYLHYKHHEGKLTEGSLLVELLKARENGP from the exons GTATCTGGCTACCACTATGGGCTTCTGACCTGCGAGAGCTGTAAAGGCTTTTTCAAGAGAACGGTACAGAATGGTAAGAAATACACATGCGTCCACACTAGTAAGTGTCACATTGATAAGGATCAACGGAAAGGGTGTCAAGCTTGCCGATTCCAGAAATGTCTTCGAGTTGGGATGAAGTTAGAAG CTGTGCGTAGAGACAGAGTAAGAGGTGGCAGAAACAAGTTTGGGCCGCTTTATAAGCAAGACAGAGCACGAAAACAACGTCTTAAAGCCCTCAGTGAGGTCCATGACTCttcaacaacaataacaaatttaacactttccgttgaaacaacaaaagttgAATTTTGTGAACCGGTTCCACTGATCCAAACACCCACACCA ACGAATAACGAATGTTACGTCACCCCAAGTCATGACTCTATTTGGCCTTCTTCACTTGAAAGTCCCTCCACAAGTTCTATAATGTCAGTGTTGCCACAACCTTATATATCCCATTCCCCATCACCAAACACCAGCAGTTTAGGCAGCACTGGGGACCTTACAGTGCGGAATATATCCGGAAACTCTTATATCGAACCACCAACATTTCACCCACCCCCGGATCCCATGCAGACCCATTACCCCCTATTATGGGGGGCTCACCCTGCCATGAACCCCACTTTACCCCCAACATACCTCAGTATGGGGCCAATCCCAGCCCCATACCAACTTTTACCCTTCAGCCCCAATTCTGTGATTGAGGGGTTCCAGAGGGGGTTTTACGTACCCCTACTAATTGATCAACTTCTCAAATATGAAATCGTCGAGTCAGAG ATAAAAACTCGTATTGGCACTTCGTTATTAGATGTTACCCACCGCAGTGACGTGTTCCAATTAATCTGCAAGATTGCTGATCAGACACTATATGCTATGGTAGAGTGGGCAAAGAAGTCGGTTTTCTTTGCAGACCTGCAG gTTTCTGATCAAATGAAATTACTTCAAGACAGTTGGATTGAGTTGTTAATATTGGATCATATTCAAAGACAG ttGAAGTTGAAATCTGACTCAATAGAGTTAGTGACGGGGCATAAATTTCCTCGCGATTTAAGCAAAGTGTCGAGTCATTGCGTCATCACGTTTCGGATCCTCAAAAGGTTGATGGACCTTGAGAAAAAATTTGCAGTACTTCAAGTTGATGAGCAAGAAATTGCGTGTCTAAAATACCtcgttctgtttgatacaG aaTCCCACACAGCAGGATGCCCCAACGTGCAGGAAAAAGTGAATGAAGCATTATGTGAGTATTCTAAGAAGAACTACATGGATCAACCTGAcag ggTGAACAAGTTGATTTTTCGCTTGTCTGAAATCCGAGCTGTGTCCAGTCAAATAGAAGATTACCTTCATTATAAACACCATGAAGGGAAGCTCACAGAAGGGTCTTTGCTTGTCGAGTTACTAAAAGCAAGAGAAAATGGTCCATGA
- the ftzf gene encoding nuclear receptor (The RefSeq protein has 3 substitutions compared to this genomic sequence) yields MKYSLDEVCPVCGDKVSGYHYGLLTCESCKGFFKRTVQNGKKYTCVHTSKCHINKDQRKGCQACRFQKCLRVGMKLEAVRRDRVRGGRNKFGPLYKQDRARKQRLKALSEVHDSSTTITNSTLSVETTKVEFCEPVPLIQTPTPTNNECYVTPSHDSIWPSSLESPSTSSIMSVLPQPYISHSPSPNTSSLGSTGDLTVRNISGNSYIEPPTFHPPPDPMQTHYPLLWGAHPAMNPTLPPTYLSMGPIPAPYQLLPFSPNSVIEGFQRGFYVPLLIDQLLKYEIVESEIKTRIGTSLLDVTHRSDVFQLICKIADQTLYAMVEWAKKSVFFADLQVSDQMKLLQDSWIELLILDHIQRQLKLKSDSIELVTGHKFSRDLSKVSSHCVITFRILKRLMDLEKKFAVLQVDEQEIACLKYLVLFDTESHTAGCPNVQEKVNEALCEYSKKNYMDQPDRVNKLIFRLSEIRAVSSQIEDYLHYKHHEGKLTEGSLLVELLKARENGP; encoded by the exons GTATCTGGCTACCACTATGGGCTTCTGACCTGCGAGAGCTGTAAAGGCTTTTTCAAGAGAACGGTACAGAATGGTAAGAAATACACATGCGTCCACACTAGTAAGTGTCACATTGATAAGGATCAACGGAAAGGGTGTCAAGCTTGCCGATTCCAGAAATGTCTTCGAGTTGGGATGAAGTTAGAAG CTGTGCGTAGAGACAGAGTAAGAGGTGGCAGAAACAAGTTTGGGCCGCTTTATAAGCAAGACAGAGCACGAAAACAACGTCTTAAAGCCCTCAGTGAGGTCCATGACTCttcaacaacaataacaaatttaacactttccgttgaaacaacaaaagttgAATTTTGTGAACCGGTTCCACTGATCCAAACACCCACACCA ACGAATAACGAATGTTACGTCACCCCAAGTCATGACTCTATTTGGCCTTCTTCACTTGAAAGTCCCTCCACAAGTTCTATAATGTCAGTGTTGCCACAACCTTATATATCCCATTCCCCATCACCAAACACCAGCAGTTTAGGCAGCACTGGGGACCTTACAGTGCGGAATATATCCGGAAACTCTTATATCGAACCACCAACATTTCACCCACCCCCGGATCCCATGCAGACCCATTACCCCCTATTATGGGGGGCTCACCCTGCCATGAACCCCACTTTACCCCCAACATACCTCAGTATGGGGCCAATCCCAGCCCCATACCAACTTTTACCCTTCAGCCCCAATTCTGTGATTGAGGGGTTCCAGAGGGGGTTTTACGTACCCCTACTAATTGATCAACTTCTCAAATATGAAATCGTCGAGTCAGAG ATAAAAACTCGTATTGGCACTTCGTTATTAGATGTTACCCACCGCAGTGACGTGTTCCAATTAATCTGCAAGATTGCTGATCAGACACTATATGCTATGGTAGAGTGGGCAAAGAAGTCGGTTTTCTTTGCAGACCTGCAG gTTTCTGATCAAATGAAATTACTTCAAGACAGTTGGATTGAGTTGTTAATATTGGATCATATTCAAAGACAG ttGAAGTTGAAATCTGACTCAATAGAGTTAGTGACGGGGCATAAATTTCCTCGCGATTTAAGCAAAGTGTCGAGTCATTGCGTCATCACGTTTCGGATCCTCAAAAGGTTGATGGACCTTGAGAAAAAATTTGCAGTACTTCAAGTTGATGAGCAAGAAATTGCGTGTCTAAAATACCtcgttctgtttgatacaG aaTCCCACACAGCAGGATGCCCCAACGTGCAGGAAAAAGTGAATGAAGCATTATGTGAGTATTCTAAGAAGAACTACATGGATCAACCTGAcag ggTGAACAAGTTGATTTTTCGCTTGTCTGAAATCCGAGCTGTGTCCAGTCAAATAGAAGATTACCTTCATTATAAACACCATGAAGGGAAGCTCACAGAAGGGTCTTTGCTTGTCGAGTTACTAAAAGCAAGAGAAAATGGTCCATGA